TTTCGCGGGCAGGGCGGGCCAACACGGTAAAATAGCGATCGGACGAACGCACCGGGTCGGCGAAGACATGACGAAAATCGGCCGCGTGCAGCAGGCGCCGGTCACGCGAAAAGGCCCGGGACGGTTGCCCGTCCCCGGCCTTCGCTGTCTGCATGTCCTAAGTGCCGTCGCTCAGGGTGCCAGGCGGGCACGACCCTTGCGGCGACGGGCATTGATGATCTTGCGGCCAGCACGGGTCGCCATGCGGG
The sequence above is a segment of the endosymbiont of unidentified scaly snail isolate Monju genome. Coding sequences within it:
- the rpmH gene encoding 50S ribosomal protein L34, which gives rise to MKRTFQPSNLKRARTHGFRARMATRAGRKIINARRRKGRARLAP